Below is a genomic region from Rosa chinensis cultivar Old Blush chromosome 5, RchiOBHm-V2, whole genome shotgun sequence.
ATGGTCACTTCACCGTGAGATCTGCTAATCATATTTGATTGAATGAAGAACACTTTGAGGAGTCCCCTTGGCCTTTTCTATGGAAACTTCCTATTCCACCTAAGCTAAAGACTTTCTTGTGGCTGCTTTGTCATGGTAAGATTCTCACTAATGTacgttgaaaaaaaaaaaaaaaaaagcaaaaggaaGTTGACCACAAATTGTTACTGACTTGTGTGTCATGATCAACTTGAGACCGTTACTTTCTTAGAGATTTCCCAATTGCTCAGTGAGTGTAGAGTCAGGTCATATGCCTGGACTCTATTTCAAGAACTATGCAGCTAAACTGGTATGGATGGTTTTTTTTGCTAATACTCAAAGCAAGAAATCCTGTTATGCCAATCTGAAATGATGTACTTTCTTTGTGTATACATGTTGATACTTATGGAAATGGAGAAACAGAGCTGTTTTTGACAATGATTTCCATTTCCCATTTAATCCAAGCGAGGTGATTATTGATGTTGCTAAAGAGTGGATGTCTGCAAATAATAGTAATACTAGGAAATCTAAGAAAACTACTATTGGTATGTATTGGATTAAACCCCTTACAAATTTCTACAAGttaaatgttgatggtgctaGGCAACAAAATGGTAATATTGTTGCTCGTGGTGTGTTAAGGGATCACACAGGCTTGTGGATTTTTGGTTTCACCGTAAATTTAGGTCGTGGATCTGTGCTGCAAGCTGAAGCATTGGGTTTATTACTTGGGTTAAAGATGGTTTCAGCCTCCCAATGCCATCATCTTTTGGTTAAGTGTGATTATGAGATTTTGGTGAATTTAATCAACCATGGAGTGGATGAGTTACACCCTCTAAAAACCACCATTGAGTTTGATGCTTAAGTCAGTATCGTTATAAAATAAAGATAATGGAAaagtcagagggaagaccgttTATCTGTAAAACAAGCAAAGGTCaaagggaagaccgggtgtgccggcATTCGACACTCCGATGCTTAAGTCAGTATCGTTATAAAATAAAGATAATGGAAgacgatagtaaacagttacctcttttgGGTGTTGGAGATGATCCTTATGTAATGGATTTAGGGGAGCATGGTTTCATTTCATTCGGTGTGAGATGACTGGGCTTCCGATACCGCCCTCGAGGAGTATCAGGATTCCCGGCTGGGAGTTCCTTTGTTATCTTTTGATAGCTAGATAAGCCTTGTGCTTCCGGTGCTTGTGTCTGGGAGGTATATATACCAACAGAGCTATTAATAGAATTGTCAAAATACCTACTAGTTGTGGTCCTGATAAGATAATTTGGAATAGTACCAGTAATGGTCACTTCACCGTGAGATCCGCTTATCATATTCGATTGAATGAAGAACACTTTAAGGAGTTCCCTTGGCCTTTTCTATGGAAACTTCCTATTCCACCTAAGCTGAAGACTTTCTTTTGGCTGCTTTTGTCATGGTAAGATTCTCACTAATGTACTTTgaaaaaaagcaaaaagaagTTGACCACAGATTGTTACTGCCCTGTGTGTCATGATCAACTTGAGACCGTTACTTTCTTAGAGATTGCCCAATTGCTCAGTGAGTGTCGAGTCAGGTCATATGCCTGGACTCTATTTCAAGAACTATGCAGCTAAACTGGTATGGATGGTTTTTTTGCTAATACTCAATGCAAGAAATCCTATTATGCCAATCTAAAATGATGTACTATCTTTGTGTATACCTGTTGGTACTTATGGAAATGGAGAAACAGAGCTGTTTTTTACAATGATTTCCATTTTCCATTTAATCCTAGTGAGGTGATTATTGATGTTGCTAGAGTGGATGTCTGCAAATAATAGTAATACTAGGAAATCTAAGAAATCTACTATTGGTATGTACTGGATTAAACCCCCTACAGATTTCTACAAGttaaatgttgatggtgctaGGCAACAAAATGGTAATATTGCTGCTGGTGGTGTGTTAAGGGATCACACAGGCTTGTGGATTTCTGATTTCACCGTAAATTTAGGTTGTGGATTTGTGCTGCAAGCTGAAGCGTGGGGTTTATTACTTGGGTTAAAGATGGTTTCAGCCTCCCAATGCCATCATCTTTTGGTTGAGTGTGATTATGAGATTTTGGTAAATTTAATCAACCATGGAGTGGATGAGTTACACCCTCTAAAAACCACCATTGACTGCTGCAATTCTTTGAGAAGACAGTTTTGGAGTTGTGAAATTACGCATGTTTACAGAGAAATTAACTAGGTTGCTGAAGTGCTTTCCAAGGTTGGTTTGGACACCGAGGGCACTTCATGGAGCAACCCCCTTCACAAGTGATGCCCTTCCTGCTTGATAACTTGTGTGAAAGTCCTAGATTTAGGAATGTGGTTTCTGATTTGTAGTATTATTTGTGTCTGGGCCTCTTGGCCCccatttatccaaaaaaaaaaaaaaacttcccaAATGAACATAAATTCAAGTTGCAAAAACTTTCAGAAGAAAACTCATTGGGAAGAAAGATATATGAGAATGtaatacacacacacgcacacaaaAGAAATCTACAGGATCAAAAGCTACACATTCTTCTCTGTACGAACAAATGGCACAAACCACTGAGAATCTATTTTATACCACATTTCTTGTCCCTGTATTAACATAGAATAAGATCACAATTTCCAACTCATATTAGATCAAACTCCACAAAAATTTAGGGAAGATGAGTACCAGTCGGTGGCAGCTAAATATATCATCTACAAAAAAAGCATCTGCTTTTAGATTGATATTTACGCCAAGTTACAATAATTTGATTGCAAGTTATCATCACACAACCAAGTTTTACCAGGgaccaaaaagaaataaaggaagCCGTATACTTTTCCGATACACACAAGACCATCTATCCAATGCAAAAACTCCCATCTAAATAAATGAATCACTCATGTCAGTTACAGcaactcttcttttcttctaatTTCACCATCAGGGAACTGAATAATCTCTGTTACAGTTTTTTCAGCAGAAACTTCATCACTGACCTGCAGAGGCTCCAAAGTATCTACAATATCGCGCATCAGAGGCCTTGCCTTTGGGTTCCTGTTCAAGCAATGGTAGACCAGCATGGCAGCCTTGTGCACTCCTTTAATAGGATATTCTCCTTCTAGTCTTGGATCAATGATGTTGagcaatttcttcttctctttgagcATGGGGAGAGCCCAATCAGTAAGGTTTTGTTCTCGGGCTGGCCGTGACTTTTCTAAAGATTTTCTTCCAGTCAGAAGTTCAAGAAGAACAACAccaaagctataaacatcaCTTCTAGGAGTAAGATGGCCTGCATAGAGATTGAAAAACATTATGTTAGTTTCAAAGCTATGACTTGGGGAGCACAAGCGACTTCTTATAGCTTCATTCATCATTAGTCATCTAATATTAATTTCAGTGGCATGTTCAACAGTTCAATATCAATTTTGGATGGTAACAGGGAAAACTAGATTGAATGATTTTATGTCCACACAGTTCCAAAGACATTCCTAACGCACAAAtaaaatagtaataataataataagaacaaCAAGAActacaagaacaacaacaatgaGAACATAAATGTGTCTAAATTTGTGATGTAAGGACTGACCGGTCAAGATATACTCAGGTGCAGCATATCCATACGTCCCCATTATGCGTGTGGAAACATGAGATTTGTCCCCAACTGGTCCATCTTTCGCAAGGCCAAAGTCAGAAAGCTTTGCATTGTAGTCCTGTTTTAGATGCACAAGAAAGTGCAATTGTATTTAAGCAAATGAATTGGAATTACTCAGAAGGATAAAGATTGTTCCACCAATCCTAGATTTTTTCATGACCACATAGAAACAATAGTACGTGCTAGGATTTATTATGAAAGCCCAAGCCTAGACCAATGCAACTGACATGATGGTATTTGGAAATCTAGGAAATTTATCATTCCAACTTAAGTTGGAAGGGGTATCATAAAGAATATATGAACCTGGCCTCTCTCTCATGCTGGAAATTTTTGTCCATCCAACCTCACCCTAGGTGatcttgttcttcatgcattatgttttgaatattacTATTACTGTCTAATCCTTTAAATATCACTAGCCTCAGATGAAAGTTCAATGAGTCCAACTGATTCAACTTtcttttaactttaaaaaaaaaaaaaaaagtagagcaAGTATATACGAACCAGATCCAACAGAATATTAGATGTTTTGAAATCACGATAGATAACAGGTTTCTCTGCATCATGGAGAAAGGCAAGCCCTTTAGCTGCACCAAAAGCAATCTTCATCCTTACGGACCAAGGCAAAGGAAGCAGCACTCCTGGGAAAACGGAGGGAATACGCATGTGAGATAGTCTTAAGAATCAGCCCATGAAAGTCCTAACAGCATAACTTTTTATATTTTCTCAAatataaggattttcttgaAACAAGTCTTGATCTTTTATGTTTCATTTTCAGATTGATCATCTCTTAGCAACTtgaataaacattaaaaaaaaaaaagtatatgtaCATGGCTAAATGCCCTTTCAGGGATCATTCCTAGCTGAAACCAACTATTAGAAGACATACCATGATATCATTGAATTGTAGCACCATATAGCCACCTTCTGACATTTATCTATCCTTGTTACCATGAAACTGACAAGATTGCAgataagcttcttttttttttcttttttctttttttgaaaacaatatgcagaTAGGTTCCGGACATCAATTTTTGTTACTTGTTTGCTTATCCTTTCTTTTAAGAACATCAAAAGAATCAATATCCTAGCATGTCCATTCCACATACTCCAATGTCATTAATGGATCACCTTACGGCCTACGATTTGGGTTTTCATAATTTATGCACCAAGTCAATCATTGAACTATCGAAGGAGGACAGATGCAAGAAGCAATTAGTATTTAATGAAAACAACATTCTATTAAATCCTTATGCTAAATCCTTATGCCTGGTGAGTCATATTGCTTCACAATTGTTATATTTTGCCTCCCCAAAAGGAGCCCATAATTCTCTAGGCGCATATATTTTAATCAGAAAATGTTGATAGGAACTCACTATAGAAGAAACAGTGATTGGAAATGCTTAGTTACTTACTTGAAAATAAATTGTTTTCCACACTACCCCGAGCCATATACTCATATATCAGCACCCGTTGCTTGTCCTCACAGCAATATCCAATGAGTTTTACCAAATTTGGATGAGAAAGCTGCCCCAAAAATATGACTTCTGCCTAGAAATGCACACAGCTCTTAATGGACCTGATATAATTTAGACTATGTACACTACAGGAAGAAAAGATCATGCATACAACAtgacaatgatgtaattctcttcttttctttgatcTTCCTAATAGATTAAAAGATTGAACAGAAGCTTACCAGCCATTCTCTGTGACCTTGATAACTGTTATCGCCGTCATGAACCTTGACGGCTACTGGAAGGGAAGAGAGTCCCTCTCTTAAATCCTCCGTAATGAAACCTTTATAAACACTTCCAAATCCTCCACCACCCAACAAACGATCTTGCCTAAAATTTGCAGTGATTATCTTTAGTTCATTGAATGTGAATGCGATCAATGGATTTGCAGCTGAATCACGACGTAGGATCTCAACTTCTTCAGGATTGGATGGCAGCTTACTATCATCCTCCCTAGGGTTCACTGAGGGGCTCTGGACTTTTGGGGATTCTGAAAAGAAAGTTAAGAGTCTGTC
It encodes:
- the LOC112166745 gene encoding probable serine/threonine-protein kinase PBL16; this encodes MGNCWCSRWGEPSVHRVSSNAKSESPKVQSPSVNPREDDSKLPSNPEEVEILRRDSAANPLIAFTFNELKIITANFRQDRLLGGGGFGSVYKGFITEDLREGLSSLPVAVKVHDGDNSYQGHREWLAEVIFLGQLSHPNLVKLIGYCCEDKQRVLIYEYMARGSVENNLFSRVLLPLPWSVRMKIAFGAAKGLAFLHDAEKPVIYRDFKTSNILLDLDYNAKLSDFGLAKDGPVGDKSHVSTRIMGTYGYAAPEYILTGHLTPRSDVYSFGVVLLELLTGRKSLEKSRPAREQNLTDWALPMLKEKKKLLNIIDPRLEGEYPIKGVHKAAMLVYHCLNRNPKARPLMRDIVDTLEPLQVSDEVSAEKTVTEIIQFPDGEIRRKEELL